Within Synechococcus sp. NB0720_010, the genomic segment GGCGGGCTTGGCTGCCTGGGGCTGGGGCCGAGGAGCAGGGGCCGCAGCAGCAGGTTTCGCCGGAGCAGGGCTGGCTGCTACCGGTTTGGCCGCTGCGGGTTTCGCAGGCGCTGCCGGTGCAGCAGGAGCGGCCTTCTTGACCGAGAGGATGGCTTTCTTGGGCTCGTCCACCGTCGGAGCGGCCTTGCTGCCATTCCCGCCACCTTTAATCAGGCTGCGGATTTTCGCTGCCTCGTCATCGCTGATGGAGCTGCTATGGCTCTTCGCTGCGATCGACAGTTTCTCGGCGGCATCGAGCACGTCCTTGTTCTCAAGGCCCAAGTCCTTGGACAGCTCGTAAATCCTGACTTTGCCGCTGCTGGTCATCAAGTGCTCCAAGTGGTCGGGGGCAACACGTGCCACCGGGCCATCACCCACAGTGAGGCCACTATTTATCTTGCCTCAGCGCCTGATAAGAGGTGGCATTCAGGCGCTGCGCCAAGGCCGCGTAGATGGAATCTGACACTTGGCACCGGAGTGCCTTCTGCAGACGTTTGCGGCGCTTGGCTTCCTCAAAACAGCTCTCGGTCGGACAGAGATAGGCCGATCGGCCCATCCCTTGGTCCAGAGCCATGCCGCCCTCGGCAAGGCGGATGACCCGTAGCAGGTGCTGGCGATCCAGCAGTGCACGGCAGGTCACACAACGCCTGAGGACGGGCTGTTGCTTCACCGGGCTCCTTCCTCGTCGGTCGTCTCTTCGACAGCCTCTTCGACTGCGTCTTCCGTTGCCACGGCTTCGGTGGTCTCAGCCTCAGCCACAGGCTCTTGCTCGTAGGCCGCTTCGTCGTACTGGGCCTGCTCGCCGTACTCCTCTTCGTCCTCGGGCAGGGGATAGAGCTCCCGAAGACGGGCGTCTTCCTCGGCACGCAGGGCGTGTTCTGCCTCCATCCGGGCTTCAGCTTCCGCCTGAAGCGCCTCCTCTTCCTGGCGCATGGAGATCAGTTCCGCGACCTTCTCGTCCTCAGAGGCCTGGTCGTACTCGGTGCTGTTCTTGATGTCGATCTTCCAGCCGGTCAGGCGAGCGGCGAGACGGACGTTCTGACCCTCGCGACCGATGGCCAGGCTGAGCTGATCGGGGGGCACCAGGACGTGGGCATGCTGCCCTTCGGGATCCACCAGTCGAACCGCTTCCACGCGGGCGGGGCTCAGGGAGTTGGCGATGTACTGGCCCGGGTCATGGGACCAGCGGATGACATCGATTTTTTCGCCACGCAGTTCGTTCACGACCTGCTGGATGCGAGAGCCGCGGGCGCCAATGCAGGCGCCGACAGGGTCCACTTCGCGCTCCACGCTGTCCACGGCCACCTTGGTGCGGGGACCGACCGAGCGGGAGGGGGGGTTGGCCTCACGGGCGACGGCAACGATGCGGACCGAGCCCTCCTGGATCTCGGGCACTTCGTTCTCGAAGAGATAGACGACCAGGCCGGCGTTGGCGCGGCTGACAAACAGTTGAGGTCCGCGGCGCGGAATCTCACTGACTTCCTTCAGGAAGACCTTGAAGGTGGCGTTGGCCCGGTAGTTGTCATTGGGCAGCTGGTCGCGGCGGGGGAGTTCGGCCTCCACTTCGGGGCGACCCAGTCCGCTGCTGACGGCCATGATCACGCTCTGTCGCTCGAAGCGAATCACCCGAGCGGTCAGGACAGGATCTTCCAGGTCGGCGAACTCCTCCTGGATCATGCGGCGCTGCTGGTCGCGCAGCTTCTGGGCCAGCACCTGTTTGGTGGTGGCGGCGGCCATGCGGCCGAAGTCTTCCTTCTCGGGGGTGACGTCCAGCACCACGGTGTCACCGGCCTGGGCGTCTTCCGCCACCTGCATCACTTCGGCCAGTGAGATTTGGTGGTCTTCGCTCTCGACCTCTTCAACGATGATTTTGGAGGCCAGTACCCGGTAGCCCTCTTCGTCGAGATCCAGGGCGACATCGAAGTTGGAGAAGTAGTCCTCCTCGAAGGGGTCCTCGCTAATCCCCAGATAAAGGGTGCGGCGGTAGCGCTCATAGCCCTTGAGCAGGGCTTCACGCAGGGCCGCTTCCACCACCGCAGGGGGCAGTTTTTTCTCTTCGCTGATGTCCTCGATCAGGTTGGAGAGACCGGGGAGCAGGACCAGTGCCATGGCAGGTGGTTGGGTGCGGGATTGGAGAGGGGAAAGGAGGGGTTAGGCCTCTTTGGGAGTCACCAGCTTCACGCTGATCACATCGGGGCGCGGGATTCGAACCGTGCGTCCCCGGACGTTGAGGAGAACGTTCTCCTCATCGCGTTCGAGCAAGAGGCCCTCACGCTCGTTGTCGCCCCCGGATTTGGTGTCGCGGTAGCGGATCGAAACCGGGAATCCGCGGAAGCTGCGGAAGTCTCGGTCGTCGCTCAGCTGCTCGCTGACGCCCGGACTGCTGACTTCCAGGACATAGGGGTCCTGCAGCAGCCCGCTGTTCTCGATGGCGTCGCCCAGCACTCCGCTGAAGCTGGCGCAGTTGTCCAGGCTCACGTCTCCGCCATCGGCCAGACGCAGCTGGACCAGCAACGTCATCGGAATTCGATGGGTGAGCAGTTCAAGGCCGCAGACCTGGAATCCAGCGCCCTCCGCCGCCTGGCTAGCCAGGGTTTGGAGGTCAGGGTGCAGGGGATGCGGCAAAGCCTGAATCGTGAACAGGGGAACGGGCGACCCGTCCGGCACCTGCAGTGATCTGCTGTCTGGCTGTCCAGCTGCTCCCGAGGAGTCAGCGCTGTTCAGTCAGAGGTGCCCGCCGGGCACAACACAACAGTACGTGATCGGCCTTGGAGCGTCAGGCCCCCATGCTGCCGAGATCGACAGCAGGTGGCTCCATGTAGGCATCCCCAGGTTGGGCCTCGCCCCGCAAGCTGGGGTCCTGGTTGAGGCACTGCGACTTTTGTTCGTCTGTGCGCAGGAACTGGCAAACCCGGGCGTAGAGCTTGGAGCGGGTGGAGGGCTTGCCTTGGCTGAAGTGCACCTGATCCAGGCCGCCGACTAAGCCCTGAATCTCCACTTGGCAGAGAGCACAGCGTTGACGGGTGCCCGGGGGGATAGCGGCCATGCCAGCTCGGTCAAGAACGGGCAACTTAGGGCCATTGATCTGCTCCGTTGGTGTGCCTGGCCTCCTTCAGTTGAGTGATCCGCACCTCCTGGCAGACCCTCGGGGGCACTGCCGAGGTCGTCCCTCTCTGGCGTCCTTGCGCCACGGCCTGCGGCAGGCCCTGTCCCAGATCGATCAGCCCCCGGATCTGCTGCTGATCACAGGGGACCTCTGCCAGGACGAAAGCTGGGGCGGGTATCGCCGCCTGCATGAGGTCCTGGAGGACGTTGAACCCCTGAGGGAGGTTCCCCTGGCCTTGACCCCGGGCAACCACGACCATCCGGCCCTGATGCGATCGGCCTTGGGACGTCGCGCTGTGATTGCCCCGGCGGCCCTGGACCTCGGCGACTGGACGCTGCTGTTGCTCTCGAGTCACCGCAGTGGCGCCGTTGCTGGCTTCCTTGACCCCAGGCAGCTGGCCTGGCTCGAGCGCCAGCTGGCGCTGGCCGATCAGCCCGTGGTGCTGGCTTTGCACCATCCCCCCGTGCCCATTGGTGATTCAGGCTTGGATCCGATCGCTCTGCAGGATCCAGGCCCGTTTCTTCGCTGCCTCCAGCGGGCCCCAGCCCTCAAAGCCGTTCTCTTCGGCCATGTCCACCAGCATTGGCAGGGCGAACTGCCCCGCAGCGGCGCTGGGGCTCCCATACCCCTTTGGGCCTGTCCCTCCTCGTTGGCGTCGTTTGCGGCTGTTCAACCCTGTCCGTTGGGGCGGCCTGACTGGCCGGGGGGGCGTTGGCTGACCTTGCAGCCCTCGGGCGAGGTGGCCTCGACCCTGCTGCGTTGGTCTCCCGTGGAATCTGCCTAGCCTTCAGTCCACTTGGGTGTGTTGCGGATCTTGGTGCGCGTTCTGCTGGCCCTGGTGTTGTTGCTGTCCGCTTGGTTCCCGGCGGCTCCAGCCTGGGCGGACTTTGGAAGTAACACCAACCACAGTTTTGTCTCTGCGGCGGTGAAACGGGTTGGGCCGGCGGTCGTGCGGATCGACACCGAGAGGACCGTCCCACGGATTGGTCTGGACCCTTCCTTTAGTGACCCGCTCCTGCGGGAGATGTTTGGCGATCAGATCCCCAATAGCCGCGAGCGCGGGCAGGGATCCGGAATCGTGATTGATGGTCAGGGCATGGTTCTCACGAACGCCCACGTCGTGGATGGCGCTGACCGGGTTGAGGTGACGCTGGCCAGTGGTCAAGAGCTGGAGGGCTCGGTGCTCGGAATCGATCCCGTGACCGATCTGGCGGTGGTGCGCATTGCCAAAACCCAGGGGTTGAAGTCCGCGCCGCTGGGGGACTCCAGTGCCCTGGAGGTGGGGGATTGGGCCATCGCCTTAGGGACCCCCTATGGCTTGGAGCGCACCGTCACCCTGGGCATCGTCAGCAGCCTGCACCGCAACATCACCAGCCTGGGCTTCTCGGACAAGCGTCTGGAATTGATTCAGACCGATGCGGCGATCAATCCGGGCAATTCCGGAGGCCCACTGATTAATGCCAGCGGCGAGGTGATTGGGATCAACACCCTGGTGCGTTCGGGTCCGGGAGCCGGATTGGGTTTCGCGATCCCGATCAACCTGGCCAAGGGTGTTGCGGCCCAACTGAGCCAAGGGGACTCCGTGGTGCACCCCTACCTGGGCCTACAGCTAGTTCCCCTCAATCCGAGGCTGGCTCGCGACAACAACGCTGACCCCAATGCCCTGCTCCAACTGCCCGAGCGGGACGGGGCACTGGTGCAACGGGTGATCCCGGATAGCCCTGCCGAACGGGCTGGCTTGCGCCGGGGAGATCTGGTGGTCCAGGCGGCGGATCAAGAGGTCAGCGATCCCGGGGAGCTGCTGCGTTTGGTGGAGGCCTCCCAGGTTGGTGATGTCCTGGCGATCCGCGTGTTGCGGGGCGAGGAACAGATCGATCTCTCGATCCGGCCTGAGGCGCTGCCGCATTCCTGAGGCCTGAGCTACGGTCACTGGCCAGTGAAAACGGCGTGATGGCGGATCTGCAGGACCAGATGAAACAGGCGGTGGCGGCTGCAGCCACCGAGCAGATCCAAAGCGGAATGGTGGTGGGCTTGGGCTCCGGTTCAACCGCTGCCCTAATGATTCAGGCCCTCGGCGCCAAGCTCAAAAGCGGAGAGCTGCGGGACATCGTTGGGGTGACCACCTCCTTCCAAGGTGAGGTGCTTGCTGCCGAGCTGGGTATCCCGCTGCAGAGCCTGAATGCCGTGGATCGGATCGATCTGGCCATCGATGGCGCCGATGAGGTGGATCCTTCGTTCCAGTTGATCAAGGGCGGTGGCGCCTGCCACGTTCAGGAGAAGCTGGTGGCGGTTCGTGCCAAGCGCTTCGTGGTGGTGGTGGATTCCACCAAGCTCGTGGACACCCTCAACCTGGGCTTTCTGCTGCCCGTGGAGGTGATGCCCGGTGCCTGGCGTCAGGTCCAGGGCCAGCTCAAGGAGATGGGGGGTGACGCCCAGCTCCGTATGGCAGTCAAAAAGGCTGGTCCCGTCGTGACGGACCAGGGCAACCTCGTGCTGGACGTCAAGTTCAGCGGTGGCATCGGCGATCCCGTCAGCCTGGAGAAGGAGATCAACAACCTCCCCGGCGTTCTGGAGAACGGTCTGTTCGTGAACATCACCGACCAGGTGCTGGTGGGCGAGATCAACGACGGCGTTGCCGGCGTCCGGGATCTGGTCAAGCGCTGAGCGCTTAGGCCAGGCGCCGGCGAACGGACTCTGCGTGGCTGTGGAGCCCCTCGCTGTCAGCCAGGGTGCCAACGGCAGCGCCGGTGGCCTCCAGGGCTTGCCGGTTGAAGTGAATCAAGCTGGTGTGGCGCATGAAGGTCTCCACGCACAGCGCTCCGGCGAATCGGGCCGTACCCGAGGTCGGCAGGGTGTGGTTTGGGCCGGCCAGGTAATCGCCAACTGCCTCCGGGGTCCAGGCCCCCATGAAGATCGCCCCGGCCTGTTGGATCTGTTCGGCCAGGGGCTCAGGCTGCTCGACCTGCAGTTCCAGGTGTTCGGGGGCAAAGCGATCACTGAGCTGTGCCGCCTCATCCAGGTCTGAGCAGACCACGATCAAGCCCCAGTCGTTGAGGGCCTGACGGGTGATGGCGGCACGGGGGTGTCCCTCCAGTTGCTGCTCAATCGCGGCGGGGATGGCCCGTGCCAGTTCCTCGCTGGTGGTCAGAAGGATTGCTGCAGCGAGGGGGTCGTGCTCCGCCTGCGCCAGGAGATCGGCCGCGACGTGGTCAGGGTTGGCGCTGGCATCGGCGATCACCAGCACTTCACTGGGGCCAGCTAGTGAGTCAATGGCGACCCGGCCGTAGACCGCTTTTTTGGCCAGGGTCACATAGAGGTTGCCTGGACCGCTGATGACATCCACCCTGGGGATGGATTCCGTGCCGTAGGCCAGGGCTCCCACGGCCTGGGCACCTCCGACCCGATAGATCTCATCGATTCCCGCTAGGTGGGCTGCCGCCAGCACGGTGCTGTTGATGCGGCCGTCGGGTCCGGGAGGAGTCACCATGACCACCCGCTTGACCCCCGCAACCTTGGCGGGCACCGCATTCATCAAGACGGTGCTGGGGTAGCTGGCGCGGCCCCCTGGGACATAGAGACCAGCCCGCTCCACCGGGCGCCAGCGGCGGCCCAGCCGCTCTCCGTGCTCTCCGGTGATGGCCAGGTCCTTGGGCAGTTGGCGCTGGTGGAAGTCCAGGATCCGGCGGTGGGCCAGGGCCAGGGCCTCCTGCAGCTCAGGGGAGGTGGAGGCCCAGGCCGCTTCGATTTCCTCCTTGGGAACGCGCAAAGGATCCGGGCGGACCCCATCAAAACGCTCGGTCAGTTCAAAGAGGGCGGCATCGCCCTGCTGTTGCACCTGCTCGAGGATTCCCTCAACCCGTTGGGCGACCTCTCGGCTTTGGCCGCTACCGGTGCGCTCGGCGATGGCCTCGAGCCGTTGACCGGCCTGCTCGGCATCGCGCAGCAGCTCGATCTGCAGCGGTGCGATCGACTCGGCACGGCTTGGAGGGGAGCTGGCGGTCACGAAACCGTGGTGCGGCGGTGATTGTTCAAGCTAGTTGCTCAGCCTTTTGGGAGGGTCGCAAGCCAGGGGGTAAGCTTGTCGACTGCCGAATCAGCGCCTTTTCCGTCTGTGGCCAATAACAAGTCGTCGAAGAAACGCATTGAGGTTGCCGAGCGCAATCGTCTGCACAACCGCACCTACAAGTCTGCGGTCCGCACCCTGATGAAGCGTTGCTTCGCCGCTTGCACCGCCTACAGCCAGGAGCCCGGCGATGCAGCCAAGCAGGCTGTCCAGTCGAGCCTGAGCGCTGCCTTCAGCAAGATCGACAAGGCCGTCAAGGTCGGCGTGCTGCACCGCAACAACGGTGCCCACCAGAAATCTCGCCTGAGCGCTGCTGTTAAGAGCGCCATCGAGCCCGCAGCGAAGGCCTGATTTTTTAGGTTGGATCCAGGTGAACCTTGGATCCATGGCAGCTGCCGTCGCTCTCGAGAGCCTTCCGGCTCCTTTGATTGACAGCCACTGCCACATCGTCTTTCGAAATTTCGACGAAGACTTGGAGGAGGTTGCTCAACGCTGGCGTGATGCCGGTGTGGGGCGCCTCCTTCACGCATGTGTCGAGCCTTCTGAGATTCCGGCGATTCGAGCGCTGGCCGATCGCTTCCCCGAGCTTCGCTACTCCGTTGGCGTTCATCCTCTGGATCCGGAGCATTGGGCTTCCAACACGCAGCAGGTGTTGCGCGAGGCGGCTCAAGCTGACCCCAGGGTCGTGGCGATCGGCGAGCTCGGTTTGGATCTGTTCCGCGACAACAATCTCGAGCAACAGCTGGCGATGCTCCGGCCCCAGCTGGACCTGGCGGTGGAGCTGGATCTGCCCGTGATCATTCACTGCCGCGATGCCGCTGAACCGATGCTTGCCGAGTTGCGCGAGCGTGCTGAGCGGGGTGCCTGCCCTAAGGGCGTGATGCACTGCTGGAGCGGCACTCCCGAGGAAATGCAGGGGTTCCTCGAGTTGGGGCTCTACATCAGCTTTAGCGGCAATGTGACCTTCCCGAAGGCCACCGACACCCATGCCTGCGCCCAAGCGGTTCCCGCGGATCGATATCTCGTGGAGACCGACTGCCCGTTCTTGGCGCCCGTGCCGCGACGGGGCAAGCGCAACGAGCCTTCCTATGTGATGGCTGTGGCGGAGCGAGTGGCAGTCCTGCGCCAGGAGCCGCTGCAGACCGTCGCCTTACAGAGCACCCGCAACGCCTGTGCACTGTTTGGACCCGCTCTTCACAATGTATGATGTTTCATTGGCCTGGCAGCGAGTCGTGATTTATCCGTGCTCGTTGCAGCCCGAAAGCGCTCGCCAGGGATCTGGTGAGTTAGCCCATGACCAGTGGTGCGTTGTCTTTCCGGTGCGAGTTGTCGTTCCCTGCGGTGTTCAAGCGATCTGAATAGGCGCCCCAGCTGGCCAGTCGCTCCCGAGAGGGACGGCTGGCTCTGTCGTCTGTGTGGTGATGTCGCGCTGACATCCCCCTTCGTCTTGATCTCCGCCTGGTTCTGAAACTGCTGTCCAGGCCCTCCGTTCCGTTTCACCCGTTCCTGCAGGTTCACCGCATGAGCAGCGCGATTCAGGTCGCCAAGACCGCCACTTACCTCCCCGACCTGGTGGAGGTGCAGCGCGCGAGCTTCAAATGGTTTCTGGAGAAGGGCCTGATCGAGGAGCTGGAGAGCTTCTCCCCGATCACCGACTACACCGGCAAGCTTGAGCTGCACTTCATCGGTAGCGAGTACCGCCTGAAGCGCCCTCGCCACGACGTGGAAGAGGCCAAGCGCCGTGACGCGACCTTCGCGTCCCAGATGTATGTGACCTGCCGCCTGGTCAACAAGGAGACCGGCGAAATCAAGGAGCAGGAAGTGTTCATCGGGGAACTGCCCCTGATGACCGAGCGCGGCACGTTCATCATCAACGGCGCCGAGCGCGTGATCGTGAACCAGATCGTGCGTTCACCCGGCGTCTATTTCAAAGACGAGCAGGACAAGAACGGCCGTAAGACCTTTAACGCCAGCCTGATCCCCAACCGTGGCGCCTGGCTGAAGTTTGAAACCGACAAGAACGACCTGCTGCACGTTCGCGTCGACAAGACCCGCAAGATCAACGCCCACGTGTTGATGCGGGCCATCGGCCTGTCCGACAACGATGTCCTCGACAAGCTGCGCCACCCCGAGTACTACCAAAAGTCCATCGAGGCGGCGAACGACGAAGGCATCGCTTCAGAAGACCAGGCTCTGCTTGAGCTCTACAAGAAGCTGCGTCCGGGTGAACCCCCCTCGGTGAGCGGTGGTCAGACCCTGCTGCACAGCCGCTTCTTTGATCCCAAGCGCTACGACCTCGGCCGGGTTGGTCGCTACAAGATCAACAAGAAGCTGCGCCTGACCATCCCCGATGCGACGCGCACCCTCACCCCTGAGGACGTCCTCAGCACGATCGATTACCTGATCAACCTTGAGCTCGATGTGGGTGGCGCCACCCTCGATGACATCGACCACCTCGGTAACCGCCGCGTTCGCTCCGTGGGCGAATTGCTGCAGAACCAGGTCCGCGTTGGTCTGAACCGCCTCGAGCGGATCATTAAAGAGCGGATGACCGTTGGTGAGACCGAGAGTCTGACCCCGGCCCAGCTGGTGAACCCCAAGCCCCTGGTGGCTGCGATCAAGGAGTTCTTCGGCTCCAGCCAGCTGAGCCAGTTCATGGATCAGACGAATCCCCTGGCTGAGCTCACCCACAAGCGCCGCATCAGCGCCCTGGGCCCAGGCGGTCTGACCCGCGAGCGCGCTGGCTTTGCCGTGCGCGACATCCACCCTTCCCACTACGGCCGGATTTGCCCGATCGAGACCCCTGAAGGCCCGAATGCCGGTCTGATTGGCTCCTTGGCCACCCACGCCCGGGTGAACGAGTACGGCTTCATCGAGACCCCGTTCTGGAAGGTGGAGGACGGCATCGTCCTCAAGCAGGGTGACCCCCTCTACCTCTCGGCGGATCTCGAGGACGAGTGCCGTGTGGCTCCTGGCGACGTCGCCACCGACGCCGATGGCCGGATCAAGGCCGACCTGGTTCCCGTGCGCTACCGCCAGGACTTTGAGACCGTGCCCCCCGAGCAGGTCGACTACGTGCAGCTCTCACCGGTTCAGGTGATCTCGGTTGCAACCTCGCTGATCCCTTTCCTCGAGCACGACGACGCCAACCGGGCCCTGATGGGTTCGAACATGCAACGTCAGGCTGTGCCTCTGCTGCGCCCTGAGCGTCCCCTGGTCGGCACCGGTCTGGAGACCCAGGTCGCCCGTGACTCGGGCATGGTCCCCATCACCACCGTCAACGGCACGGTCAGCTTTGTCGATGCCACCGCGATCGTCATTCGCGATGAAGAGGGCAACGACCACACCCACTACCTCCAGAAGTACCAGCGCTCCAACCAGGACACCTGCCTCAACCATCGTCCGATCGTCAAACTTGGCGATCAGGTGATCGCCGGTCAGGTCCTGGCCAACGGTTCGGCCTGTGAGGGTGGTGAAATCGCCCTGGGTCAGAACGTTCTGATCGCCTACATGCCCTGGGAGGGCTACAACTACGAGGACGCGATTCTCGTTTCCGAGCGCCTGGTGCGCGACGACCTCTACACCTCGGTGCACATCGAGAAGTACGAGATCGAAGCCCGTCAGACCAAGCTTGGACCTGAGGAGATCACCCGCGAGATCCCCAACGTTGCCGAGGAGAGCCTGGGCAACCTGGACGAGATGGGCATCATCCGCATTGGTGCCTATGTCGAAAGCGGCGACATCCTGGTCGGCAAGGTGACCCCCAAGGGTGAGTCGGACCAGCCCCCGGAAGAGAAGCTGCTGCGCGCGATCTTCGGTGAGAAGGCCCGCGATGTCCGCGACAACTCCCTGCGCGTTCCCAGCACCGAGCGTGGCCGTGTGGTCGACGTCCGGATCTATACCCGCGAGCAGGGCGATGAGCTGCCGCCCGGCGCAAACATGGTGGTTCGGGTCTACGTGGCCCAGCGCCGCAAGATCCAGGTCGGCGACAAGATGGCCGGCCGCCACGGCAACAAGGGCATCATCAGCCGCATCCTTCCCCTGGAGGACATGCCCTATCTGCCCGACGGCACCCCGATCGACATCGTGCTCAACCCCCTGGGTGTGCCGAGCCGGATGAACGTCGGACAGGTCTTCGAGTGCTTGATGGGCTGGGCTGCATCCCACCTGGATTGCCGCGTCAAGGTGGTGCCCTTCGACGAAATGCACGGTCCTGAGACCTCGAAGAACACCGTTCAGGCCTATCTCGAGGCGGCCAAGTCCCAGCCCGGTAAGGACTGGGTCTACAACCCTGACAACCCCGGCAAGATCCAGTTGATCGATGGCCGGACCGGCGAGGCCTTTGACCAGCCCGTGACCGTGGGCTACGCCCACATCCTCAAGCTGGTTCACCTGGTGGACGACAAGATCCACGCTCGCTCCACGGGTCCCTACTCCCTGGTCACCCAGCAGCCCCTGGGTGGTAAGGCCCAGCAGGGCGGCCAGCGTCTGGGTGAGATGGAGGTCTGGGCTCTCGAGGCCTACGGCGCCGCCTACACCCTGCAGGAACTGCTCACCGTCAAGTCCGACGACATGCAGGGCCGCAACGAGGCGCTCAACGCCATCGTCAAGGGCAAGCCGATTCCCCGTCCTGGCACCCCCGAGTCCTTCAAGGTGCTGATGCGCGAGCTTCAGTCCCTGGGTCTCGACATCGCGGTCTACACCGATGCGGGTGAGGAAGTCGACCTCATGCAGGACGTGAATCCTCGCCGCAGCACCCCCAACCGACCCACCTACGAATCCCTCGGCGTCGCGGATTACGACGACGACTGATTGCTGATCAACTCGGCCCACCCTTTGGGGTGACCGTCAGATCCCTTCTTCCTTCCGATCTCCGCGCGCTCTTAGGTCATGACCAACAGCAATCTCCGCACCGAAAACCACTTCGATTACGTCAAGATCACGCTCGCCTCTCCCGAGCGGGTCATGCAGTGGGGGCAGCGCACGCTGCCTAACGGTCAGGTGGTGGGCGAGGTCACCAAGCCCGAAACCATCAACTACCGCACCCTGAAGCCCGAAATGGACGGGCTCTTCTGCGAGAAGATCTTTGGCCCCTCCAAAGACTGGGAATGCCACTGCGGTAAATACAAGCGGGTGCGCCACCGCGGCATCGTCTGCGAGCGCTGCGGTGTGGAGGTCACGGAAAGCCGGGTGCGCCGTCACCGGATGGGCTTCATCAAGCTCGCCGCTCCGGTGTCCCACGTTTGGTACCTGAAGGGCATTCCCAGCTACGTGGCCATCCTGCTGGACATGCCCCTGCGGGATGTTGAGCAGATTGTTTATTTCAACTGCTATGTGGTGCTCGACCAGGGCGACCACAAGGATCTGACCTACAAGCAGCTGCTCACCGAAGACGAGTGGCTGGAGATCGAAGACGAGATCTACGCCGAAGATTCGGAGATCGAGAACGAGCCCACCGTTGGTATCGGCGCTGAGGCTCTCAAGCAGCTGCTCGAAGACCTGGATCTTC encodes:
- a CDS encoding YlxR family protein, with the translated sequence MKQQPVLRRCVTCRALLDRQHLLRVIRLAEGGMALDQGMGRSAYLCPTESCFEEAKRRKRLQKALRCQVSDSIYAALAQRLNATSYQALRQDK
- the nusA gene encoding transcription termination factor NusA, with the translated sequence MALVLLPGLSNLIEDISEEKKLPPAVVEAALREALLKGYERYRRTLYLGISEDPFEEDYFSNFDVALDLDEEGYRVLASKIIVEEVESEDHQISLAEVMQVAEDAQAGDTVVLDVTPEKEDFGRMAAATTKQVLAQKLRDQQRRMIQEEFADLEDPVLTARVIRFERQSVIMAVSSGLGRPEVEAELPRRDQLPNDNYRANATFKVFLKEVSEIPRRGPQLFVSRANAGLVVYLFENEVPEIQEGSVRIVAVAREANPPSRSVGPRTKVAVDSVEREVDPVGACIGARGSRIQQVVNELRGEKIDVIRWSHDPGQYIANSLSPARVEAVRLVDPEGQHAHVLVPPDQLSLAIGREGQNVRLAARLTGWKIDIKNSTEYDQASEDEKVAELISMRQEEEALQAEAEARMEAEHALRAEEDARLRELYPLPEDEEEYGEQAQYDEAAYEQEPVAEAETTEAVATEDAVEEAVEETTDEEGAR
- the rimP gene encoding ribosome maturation factor RimP; translated protein: MPHPLHPDLQTLASQAAEGAGFQVCGLELLTHRIPMTLLVQLRLADGGDVSLDNCASFSGVLGDAIENSGLLQDPYVLEVSSPGVSEQLSDDRDFRSFRGFPVSIRYRDTKSGGDNEREGLLLERDEENVLLNVRGRTVRIPRPDVISVKLVTPKEA
- a CDS encoding metallophosphoesterase, whose amino-acid sequence is MPGLLQLSDPHLLADPRGHCRGRPSLASLRHGLRQALSQIDQPPDLLLITGDLCQDESWGGYRRLHEVLEDVEPLREVPLALTPGNHDHPALMRSALGRRAVIAPAALDLGDWTLLLLSSHRSGAVAGFLDPRQLAWLERQLALADQPVVLALHHPPVPIGDSGLDPIALQDPGPFLRCLQRAPALKAVLFGHVHQHWQGELPRSGAGAPIPLWACPSSLASFAAVQPCPLGRPDWPGGRWLTLQPSGEVASTLLRWSPVESA
- a CDS encoding trypsin-like peptidase domain-containing protein; this translates as MRVLLALVLLLSAWFPAAPAWADFGSNTNHSFVSAAVKRVGPAVVRIDTERTVPRIGLDPSFSDPLLREMFGDQIPNSRERGQGSGIVIDGQGMVLTNAHVVDGADRVEVTLASGQELEGSVLGIDPVTDLAVVRIAKTQGLKSAPLGDSSALEVGDWAIALGTPYGLERTVTLGIVSSLHRNITSLGFSDKRLELIQTDAAINPGNSGGPLINASGEVIGINTLVRSGPGAGLGFAIPINLAKGVAAQLSQGDSVVHPYLGLQLVPLNPRLARDNNADPNALLQLPERDGALVQRVIPDSPAERAGLRRGDLVVQAADQEVSDPGELLRLVEASQVGDVLAIRVLRGEEQIDLSIRPEALPHS
- the rpiA gene encoding ribose-5-phosphate isomerase RpiA → MADLQDQMKQAVAAAATEQIQSGMVVGLGSGSTAALMIQALGAKLKSGELRDIVGVTTSFQGEVLAAELGIPLQSLNAVDRIDLAIDGADEVDPSFQLIKGGGACHVQEKLVAVRAKRFVVVVDSTKLVDTLNLGFLLPVEVMPGAWRQVQGQLKEMGGDAQLRMAVKKAGPVVTDQGNLVLDVKFSGGIGDPVSLEKEINNLPGVLENGLFVNITDQVLVGEINDGVAGVRDLVKR
- the hisD gene encoding histidinol dehydrogenase is translated as MTASSPPSRAESIAPLQIELLRDAEQAGQRLEAIAERTGSGQSREVAQRVEGILEQVQQQGDAALFELTERFDGVRPDPLRVPKEEIEAAWASTSPELQEALALAHRRILDFHQRQLPKDLAITGEHGERLGRRWRPVERAGLYVPGGRASYPSTVLMNAVPAKVAGVKRVVMVTPPGPDGRINSTVLAAAHLAGIDEIYRVGGAQAVGALAYGTESIPRVDVISGPGNLYVTLAKKAVYGRVAIDSLAGPSEVLVIADASANPDHVAADLLAQAEHDPLAAAILLTTSEELARAIPAAIEQQLEGHPRAAITRQALNDWGLIVVCSDLDEAAQLSDRFAPEHLELQVEQPEPLAEQIQQAGAIFMGAWTPEAVGDYLAGPNHTLPTSGTARFAGALCVETFMRHTSLIHFNRQALEATGAAVGTLADSEGLHSHAESVRRRLA
- the rpsT gene encoding 30S ribosomal protein S20; translation: MANNKSSKKRIEVAERNRLHNRTYKSAVRTLMKRCFAACTAYSQEPGDAAKQAVQSSLSAAFSKIDKAVKVGVLHRNNGAHQKSRLSAAVKSAIEPAAKA
- a CDS encoding TatD family hydrolase, which encodes MAAAVALESLPAPLIDSHCHIVFRNFDEDLEEVAQRWRDAGVGRLLHACVEPSEIPAIRALADRFPELRYSVGVHPLDPEHWASNTQQVLREAAQADPRVVAIGELGLDLFRDNNLEQQLAMLRPQLDLAVELDLPVIIHCRDAAEPMLAELRERAERGACPKGVMHCWSGTPEEMQGFLELGLYISFSGNVTFPKATDTHACAQAVPADRYLVETDCPFLAPVPRRGKRNEPSYVMAVAERVAVLRQEPLQTVALQSTRNACALFGPALHNV